ACTTCTTCCTAAAGCGGTTGGTGACAACACTTTACACAAAGAAtgataatttattcatttcccGTCATCGTCCCTTTCTCAGTGTAACgcctctttcttctctctgGTATTTATAATATGTTTCTAGAATTCCAAGCGTTACAGCAAATTTTAAAGCGGATTCAAGTGTTGCAGGTGTATTTAAGACAGTTAGGTCCGATTTTGTGTGTAATGATATGGTTATGGTTCGTAGTTGACTAGTGGAGTAATCTCAGAACATAAGGCATCACCGTACACGGCTGCAGCCGTTCCCTCACCCCCAGGTTTCAAGCATTACTGTCTGCAACCCACCCTGCCCCCAGGTTGCAGGCCTCAATAATGAAAACTTAACTTTTGCAGGCATACCTCGTATTTATTCCGTTCGCGTTCAGTTGTAAATGACGGTAAATAGCCGAAAGGCCTAGAGTGATACACGTCTAAGTGGCTACTGACCAATCTCACCTTGAAAAAGCGTAGGTAGAATATTGCGTGCGTATAGACAAGAGGGTTCAGTTTTTTCGTGCTCTTGACactaaaaaacaacttttcaatCAGGTGGGTAGGAAAGCTCACAAACAAGACCACGAGGGTACTAAGAATGCTGAAGGAATTTTTATCCGTGAAAGATATATCACTTCATTAAGTTCTTCGAGTTACAGGAAGGCAAAGGAGACCCTTTTCAATCAGGTGGGTAGGAAAGCTCACAAACAAGACCACGAGGGTACTAAGAATGCTGAAGGAATTTTTATCCGTGAAAGATATATCACTTCATTAAGTTCTTCGAGTTACAGGAAGGCAAAGGAGACCTTTAAATGCAGAATAATTACACTGTGTAACTGGTAATAATCACCAGTTCCTCCGGAGGTTATCTCGGGTATTCTCATTCCAGAACAGGGCTGACGTTAAacgaaaacaaatcaaaacccAGCTGAAATATCTGTGCGGAAAGCAGTCCTTTGTTCCGCAAAGcgaataattaaataataaatagaCGACAACAGCACAACTTTGAAATATTTGTTGTTCATCGTCTCCCAATTCATCAATATAAACTTGAAAACCTGAGCAGAAAGTTGTCATGTAAGAATATGAAAACATTGTTCTTGAATCCTGATTGAGTGGCCAGTCGAAATTTAGCACTGAATTAATATTCCCCACAAGTTATATCGGTTTCTAATACAGATCACCATTGACACCCAAGGCAGGCTGAAGGGTTACATTTTATAACTAGCTTTGTTAATCCTAGAAAAAACATTCTAGTGATTTATGGGGTTATTAGCAACCGTCAAcaatctttattttattttagtagCTACTTCGTGCCTTAGTACACGCAATATACAGTtgatgaaaagaagaaaagtaaTGGTTTTGATTGATTTGCGTGGGACAAACTATAATTGTGGCCATATCAGATTTTTATCAGTATACAAAGATTATTCATGTGACGTCATAGCAGCCATTTTGGTTTGGTAAGCAGAGAAATGGCAGCCATATTGAAATTATTAGCATGTAAAAACATTGCAGGTGACTTGACAGTAGCCATATTGGTTTGGCCAAACACgaaacggtggccatattgaATGTTAGTGACcatgcaaaaattattcaagtGACGtcatggcagccatgttggtttttaaatcaaagaaacaatGACCATATTGGATTGTATCAGTGTAAGAATAAAAATGCACATTACGTCATGGTAGCCATGTTAAGAAAGCAAACAATTCCTTCTGTATTGAggtctatttttatgcaaaatcCGTCTTTTGTTTCAGTTATGTAGGAGACTGTGTTCTTTTGTTTCGGTAAGAAAATGATAAATGTAAAGACGAAAACACGACCGCAGCACAATAATTATGTATTGTCAATACCTTTGTTTTTCGTCGAATTCACTTTTGAACTCTAACCCAGTTTAAGAAGTTCTCCTGAAGAAAGTTGTTTGTACAATAATTTAGAATATTGTCCTGCGCCCTTTAAGCGTTTGGCTAGTTCTCTACTAGCAGCGCTAAACTTATCAAAACCAAACTTATCAAAACCACGAATCGGTCGGCACTGTTGGACTGAAGAAATTATGCACACGATGTCACGGCAGCCACATTGATTACTTGATTCTTTCGGTCCCTTctacttattttgttttgcacgTTTTAACGCAAGAGGTAAATCGAAAACCGCAAGTTTCATTTGTCCCCCTGACTCTACTTTAATAcacatatctttttttttaaatatgatGTAATGTTtactattttaaaatatttgcaaaTGTGTATTTAGTGTAAAGAGTATGTAAAAGTTATTTATGTGACGTCATTGCATTTTTGTTGGttttaaaaacaaagaagcggcggccatattggataTACAATACTGCACATGACGTCAACGTGGTCATGCTAATGAGTGGAGTAATCCTCATTGTATTAAACCCTCTTCTTATGGTAAACAGTAGTAAACATTTGGTTTTTTTCCGTGATGTGAAGGACCACACTGTTTTGTTCTGGTAAGGAAACGTTTTAATAATAAtgcaacacaaaacaatgctttTGAAAAACTTAAGGGCAAAAATGAGTATTGATTATTTAAGAATTTAAACACAATGGATTTTAATTTCGCAATTTTACGGTGAAACAAAAGTAATAATCCAAAATTTGACTAGAGCACTCTCCGCCGATAACTTAACAATCTAACGAAGAGGGGGCCACATTATGGCCTTCGCTTTAAGCATGCGCAAAACCATACAACTGCTaagatatatctatatttaCGAAATCTAACCTGTACCTATATAACCTATACACAAATATCAGTCAACCTTAGAATATACATaatgtgaataaaataaaattccatctGAACTCCTTCAAGGCAATCCCTTGTTCAGAAAGATAGGGCAGACTTGAAAGAGTTGAGATTTACCTCGTCTTTAAGCACATTTTCTAGGCCATTCCACATGACTGCCCATGAGAAAGACGGCTCTGGCAGCCGCCAAACagccatgaatgatcccggagcacagcagccaagccagatgttttttacttgggtaaaggccagaccacaacaccgggaacttcgtgccctactctttacgaatagtgtgtgggttctttaacgtcgaACTCACAATCTCCCGCAAGACAACCCAATGCTCAGTCAACTGAGCAACCGGTGCGCGGTGGAGATGATGTTACCTCTCTACTGAGACGAAAACCACATTGAGAAAACCCCATACCTTGCCTCACGCACCTTTTAGTTTGTAAAAACATTCCACAGAAAGAGAAAACGAATCACTATAGAAAATTCTGATGGTTCAACCTTACAGCTGAAATATGAGTCAAATTCAGGGACAAGGCAAACGCGTACGTCTAAAGCAATTTTGCAGGTTCAAAGTTTATCTACTCGTCACCACCAGTAGGTGTTGAAATACGCGCGGAGGTTAAAGGGCAACTTCTGTAGAGACTGAAACTATAGGAACATTTTGCCTTCAAATTGCCAAACTATTTTTGATATGATCAGATCACCCATCGCCCAATTGGATTATTTTTCCTTCGCCAGAGAAGGTTCTTGAACTCTATTTGCCTTTGGCTATATTGATGGCATTGATTTTTTGCCAAACGAGAAAACAAGAGAGACTTTTTGTTAATCGGTTGTCACTGTATATTTTAAGACCTGGTCCAATTTGCCCACTTCGCGGTTTAACTGTTTAAACTTGACAAAGATACTCCTGTACTCACGatgttttaagttttgaccGAGCTTTGATGCTCCAAAATATCCCACGCAGCCTGAAACAGATGACCGAAAATAGTTTGACCTTAAGACACCGTTCATAGCTTtcgcaaaaataaagaaaatatatTTGACACTTTGTAATTAATAGGATCAGTAAAATCCCTCCACGGATGTAGTAACACAAATAATCTTCCTCTTTAGGTGCCTCAGCGTTACGAGGAACACAACACGTAGCGCGATGACAAATTCTAAACAACAAACGCATAGTTCAAATTTGAAATCATGAAGTTCACGGTTTCTTTTGAATATACTAAAGCATATGAAGCGTTAAGTAACTAACTTCAAACAATGCCTTTGATTCTTGTGTTTGTCAGTGTGATTTGCACTTTGTTCGCAGTAACACAAACTTGATGTTCCTGCACAAAAAACGTGTTATGGCTAACACCCTTTCAAATTTTCTGACTGGTAGCTCAATTGCACTTACATACATTTCCTGcgtctctgtttttttttttaactgtgagTCTTAAATTGAATTAAAAGATGGATTGTTTCCGTAAAACAATCAGCAAATCTAACCTCCCCATCTAATGAGCATGAACAAGGCCTGTCAAACGATTCATCACTTGTTTGTCCGAGTCTCGCGCCCCTCTTAGTTTATATAAACAACAAATGCTCGCTTACAATAAGTTTTTATGTCAAAGGTAGAACTTAAAGAGTTCCTTTCTTTCGCCGCCTGTTTGTTCAACCGATTTCAGGCCCTACAGTTGCATTGTTTCAGTAGATATCGTAGCGATTACTCGGCCGAATGCAGTGCATTGCACATAATTTATAGGACCGCCCATCTGTTCGTCAAATGATCATAGCATCCATTCCTGAGGAACACCAATAAGTGAAGCGATCACACAGGAGAAGCATACCACAGGAAAAGATTAACTTCTGTTTATTCCGCTCTCCGGTAACCAAAGCTTTCGAGTGGAAGCATGAATGCCACTTCGCTTAACATGACTGCGTTCGCTATTGCGGGCATCATCATAGCTGCAGTCCACTGCGTGTCAGCTCTCGCAACAGCCAACAGTATCAATGCCACGAGTCACAGTAAAAATACAACGGACGTTCAAGGGGATAGAAAACTCATCTTTTGTAAGTATTTTGATTTACAGTATTTGTATTGAAAGATCATGTGATTTACGTCTTGCCGATGCGTCACAGATTTCTCAATACCTGAGCTAGCCATATTGTTATATCTTCACGAGAGCTCAAGGctgcgagaaaaaaaaacgtgatTGAGCTACAAAGCATGGAGTACCGTTGATTCAATAATTATACACGTGCCGCTATCTTGATGAAATTCCTTGCTATGAACTCAACACATTGAAGATAACTGTCCCAAGAAGATAAGATTGACGGTTAAAGCATCGCGATTTTCATCACTGgtttataatataaaaaattacgTCCGATGACGACTTCAGCATGAATAGTTCGGTTTCAGACAGCCTTTTTTTATTAAGTATTCCCAAATATGGCAGAAAGGCCTCAATTACAAAGAGCAAACGATTTTCTATCAGAGGAGTAAACAACTGAATTTGTGTCATTTTGCCACGACCAAACATGTCGTGGCCGGAAATAGAGGTACTTCTCTTTCAATACACGACAACAGCATTTGTTCGATTGGTTTGAACTGGCAGTCGCACCCCTAATAGACTCGCTTTCcgcacaaaacaaaacaaaaattgaatgcCTCTCAGTGGATCCTCATTGCTTGAATTTCAACACATTTATAATTCAAATAAACATTTAATGCACAGAGGTTTCGATGTTCTTCCATTTGAATATTTTAGTTGCTCTCTTGTTGTACCCCTATTACATTCTTGTACATTACAGCACTGCAAGTACATGACTGTCTTAAATTTCCCTCCAGTCTCCATTTCTCTGTAGAatgcaaaatttcaatttcgATTACTCCTTATCTTTACTACGTACTGTCAGTGATTGACGGGGTTAAACGCACTTCGAATTAATCATGGAATCTCAGTGATAAATCCGGTATATGGTTGCCAAAGACATCAGATGAAAGATCCCCTTTAATGAGTGTTTTAACTAATTACACGCATTGAAGTTTTATCGGCAAAACACGCACGTAACACTTCTTGATGAAACATGTTTTCTTCACTCTCTTCACAATCCACAATTAAGCCACTAAAAGGTTTGCAAAACAGTCAACGCAGggctgaattttaaaaaaggcgTCTACGAAATCGCGGGCGCAACTCAGTGAGTGCTACTTGACATAATTGGCTtcgaaataagtgaaaaaggGAGGAAAACGGGAAGAAGATCCAAACCTTGGAATTTTTATATAATCTCGCATCCATTTAACACTTTTGGTGGTTCACGTCGGACATGACATTTTGGAAACCCCCCACAGATTTCAAGAACCATTAAGCGGGCGATACAAACTGTGAGGTAGAATTCAAATATCTCAACTTGGATGTTTctagaatgacatcaatgactTGCCAAGTACTTTCACCTAAGCCAATCAGGCTAGTTCATCATTTCTAACCTTATCTGTTTATCTTTTAGTGCGCAATGAATATAATTTTCGCTAAATTAGTTCCTATTTAACATAAAACGACTCCTCAATCTTGTGGTACCCGCTGGTCCCTCCTAAACAAAGGCTTTCTATACTATATAAACACGAGTTTTATCTTAACGAATCAGGCTTTAAGCAAAAGGTAGCCAAATATCAGAAACTCGAATTCTTGATTTTCAGTGTTAGTATTGGAGTACAACTTACGGTGCGATGAAGTATATGCCCATCTTCGGGCGAACAAATTCAGAAGTGACTCCGATTAGAGTACAAGTACTTCGTAATCTTAAGTGTCCAGTTGTACACGTCACTAAGACCTTAGGTCTTGAGGGTCGCAACATCAAGATGACCTCCGTTGTCGGTTTTTAAGTGAAATCGGAAGGGATCTGACCTTCGTCTTAACAAAAAGTCAGGGAGAAAGATGAACCATTTAGCCCTTGCGACTTTTGGATGCAAGCTCACTTCCATCTTTCCATCAGGGATTTGCGTCCGCGTAGACTATATACACGTGAGGTCAAGAAAAAGGACAGATCAATTCGTGTGAATGTAAACGCGTGCTATGTGCATCATTTTGCGAAGTTTCCAATTCTTTCTATATGTGATGTCAGTGTGAGTAACTTATCATGCCATTCAACCACGAAAGCAACATGAACAGATTGACTTATTTAGAGGAACGATAGTAATAGTCATCAGTTCTCACGTTCTGGTGATCTCCACATTCAGAAAATCACGTTTTCCCTAGGGCGCTACATGCAAACGCGTGTACCGCCAGCGAAATTATTTATTGCTCATTTCACTTCTTCTACAACattcagctttttctttttcgaagaATGTGTAATTTGACAGACTTTCTAAAACTTCAACTTTCTAAAAGTGTTCACGTACCTTCAAATTATTTCTACTACAACTTTTTTAATTAATGTGTCAATAACGTAGACTTCATTTCACAGTGCCGGGCGGGTGCAATTTTGACGCAGATTTCTGCAATTGGACAAATGAGGTCAAGGGCGATGATTTCAATTGGACTCGACAAACTGGCAAAACACCAAGCTCCAAGACTGGCCCAATGAGAGACCGTACAGGAAAAGGTACATGCTCAAAAGCAACACAGAATATGTACTTAGGGTTGAGGGTTCACGACTCGTCAATAAAATCGAAGTCAGTAGTTACTTCTGAAGCGCCTTATACTTCAATAAACGCACAATAGACTGGTCACGTCCCATTTGTCCAAAGGCCAGATAGTGCTATGCAGCAACTAAGTCGCAACTCGTTGGATACGCACTAGAAAAACCGCTTGAGTTACCTATTGAATAGAGATTTATTAACCGGACGGAGCGATCCACATCCACTCCTTGAACAACTGGCGAATCTTCAACTAAAGTTCTTCACAAATGAAACATCACCAATGACTGATATATAGAGACTATTTACCAATTCTACTGTTTCTAGCCCACGAGGATCAGGAAAATACCGCAGGAACACTTTTGAAATTATACTTACaaccattatttttttttccaaggatACTACACTTACATTGAGACATCTTGGCCGCGCCGGCTTGGTGAGACCGCTCGTATGGTTGGAGGCCCGTTTTCAGGCATCAGGTGCATGCGATTTTTTTACCATATGTACGGAAGACATATTGCGGACCTACAAATTTTCGTGCGAGAACTTGAGACTGGAGTAGAGAACTACATATGGGGACGATACAAGAACCAAGGAAAGTTCTGGAGATCCAGTAACACTACGGTGTTTGGCAAAAATTATACAGTAAGATCAGTCACAGAAGAAGTATTTTTTTAGTGTAAACGAGAAAGGCCTAAACAGGACTAATCCTAAACCTTAACCCTGACCTCTGCCATGTTGGTGCCGTTCTCTATGAATTTAGCTATCATGCCAACTGATagctggtcgttatgtgggtcaatTATAAGCCTGTGGAtgtatatatgtgtatatgTGGATGCGTTTACGGTTTATTTAACTATTCACTTAAGCTTTAAGTAGCATGTCTAACACAGTTACCCaccaggcccgggttgctcgaagcatggttagcgctaaccagcgttaaataccatggaaacctatgggttttaatacctcttaaccaacggtcagcgctaaccaggcttcgaacaaccggccgcAGGTAAAGAAGTGCTCATCCATTTCGGTGaattattgttaattacttTTTCAGATAATTTTCTCAGCTAGAGTTGGCAGGTCATATCAAGGTGACATCGCAGTGGACGACATCACTTTTGTTAACGGAacctgtgaagaaaaaaaacttagCTACGTCACTAAACTGCAGAACATGACACCTCACCAGGAAATGAAGGGAGAACCTGGTAACGTTAAGAAAATTTCCCTTTTTAACTCTGGGTTTTTGCCAATGGGACAGCGAAAGCAATTTCGCGGTTGATTCAACTTTGAAGAACTAGGCATTACGATATTGGCTTAGAACTCTCACGCAAccctctcagccaatcagaaacaaaatcaatattaacacACATACCAGCATGCTTTTTCCCGTGACGGGAGCTGACTTTGCGACTTCTTATTGGCTCTTAGGAACGTGCAACTTTGACCGTGGATTCTGTGAATGGATCAACTTACCCATAGGAGATCAGTTTGACTGGGAAATTAACAGAGGAAGCACGGGAACGTTACAAACAGGACCAACTGAAGATCACACAGGGTACAAAGGTCTGATACTATAAATCATACAGATCGTTTCAAGTCAAGTCATAGCGACCATATTGGTGGAAGAAAACGAGAGACCCGCGGCCACGTTGAAGGAAAAGATATTTCTCGGGGAATTGAACTCTGGTTTCGTCACCCAAATTTCCTTTAATTTGACAAAATCAATATCACCGCTGATCATGTGATTGACAATTAGCTTTGTTAAGTCtagtgaaataagaaaaacactAAGCCCATGAATCTGTCAATGAAATTGTCTCTCGTTATGTCACTTAGGAGGTTACATTTACACTGAGGCCTCCGAGCCTCAAATGCTACGGCACAGGGCGATGCTTATGGGACCACGCGTGTGTGGCAGGATGTGCTTGCAGTTTTACTACAACATGTACGGAAAGAGGATGGGTTCCTTGAATGTATATAAAAGAGAGGGCATGCAAAATGATGACATGATATGGACCTTGTCAGGAAACCAGGGAAAAGACTGGCACGAAGCCATAGTTGATGTCGGAGGAGCCTGTTATCAGGTACGAACAAGCTCTCTGAGTTACAAATGTCGTCCTACTCACGGAGCAATGGGATGTTTTAACTGCCTGTGCGCGAAAAGAAGGCCAATATTTTATAGAGCGTACGTCGAAAAACAGTTGCTATTATCTTGCAGATAATAATGGAGGGAGTGATTGGTTCGTCCTATCAGTCGGATATAGCCGTAGACGACATCTACTTGAGCAAGGGAACATGCTGTCAGCTCAAACATAGAGCTTTTGACATAGCTTCAGTTGGTGAGTTAAAATTCGTTTACGCTGGGTGAAAAAATCTTTCCTCTTCTCCTTGACGCTGAAGCTCTTCACCCGTCAACTTACCAGTGCCTTACAGTTCACAGTGAgcttcaaaaacaaaaagcaaataaTAAGCATAAGCGCTGGGGAAAAAAGGCGTCAGACGCAGCAAAAGAAAAGTATCCCAACGCGTTTGCTCTTTAGGGACGACGAGGAAGCACGCGTTCCAAACCGGTAGGTTGCTAACAACACAGCCAACCAAAATTTCGATCCTTCCTAGGGTCGAAAGAGTGGACCCTGGAACGAGATGGTATATCGCCTATAGCCGCGGCATTTAAAGTGTCGTGACTTTCGTTAAGGATTTGATTTCGTTTTTCATTCTAATTTGCCAATTTGCGACAAACTAAACGACGCTTTCATCAGCCTCCTTTTAAGATGGAAAAGATGGGGCTTGCTTTTTCCCCATAGCAAACTCAATACTACCTCAAGAAATTGCACAACGTCTAACTAAAATTTACAAATAATTTCCACAGGGAATTGCAGTTTTGATCAAGGATTATGTCAGTGGAGAAATGatcaaaatgacgattttgacTGGCAGCTGATAGAAGGAGCGACTCCTAGTGACGAAACTGGACCTACTGCAGGCTACAAGGGAGTAGGTATGTTTGAATTAACTGAATTTTTATAACACGACAGGTGGTTATTGTATCGAAGCCTCGGTCATCGTtaatcatcaaatttaaaatggtctcagcttgacaaaaaaataataaaaacaagaaagcaaGGATACCACACTTCGAAAAGAAACCCTACGGAAGGGACAGAATACTTAGCACTGTTCCTCAAGAACATTTCTGCGCCCGGACAATTATATGTTTCATTCGCCTCAACACATTGCCAGTCACTTAGAAAGTTCCTAGGCGCCAAGAGAGGCTGGTAGCCTAATCACAGGATACGTAGAGCTCTTTACAACATTAATACTCCATGCATaggatgttaatacatgaaagtcatgtatttgaactgcggagtgaaatgaagtttgaagtttgtgAGCCTTGCAATCGGTTTTTAACGCTGCTTAAGCCGTAACAAGGAAAGCCTGACCGGGATTCGAACCATGACTTCtacgatgccggtgcagtgctccaccacttgagctatcaggccaactgggagctggtcgttatgtgggtctGTTATAAGCCTGTAAATGATGGATATACAGGTATATAAGTGATGTTGATACATAACAGTCATGCATTATTTCAATCTAAGATGAAACCAGGCGTTGCACTACTTTAAACCTTCGTTACTCTGCCACTCAGCTGCAACAAAGGTCACCCTAGCTAATGAAACCTTCTGTCTTTGCTCACAGGTCAATACCTGTACGTGGAAGCCTCAGAGCCACGCTGTGCGCGTGAGAGGGCGGTGTTGGTCAGTGGTATTCTCAAAGGTCTACAGTGTATGAGCTTCATGTATCACATGCGTGGAAAAGACACAGGCTCACTTGCTGTTTATCGCTTTGGTGATGGAGTTATGAAAAGTCGGTTGTGGCACCGCCGTGGTGAACAAGGTGACATGTGGCATGAAGCGCGGATTACCCTGCCTTGTAACTCGGACTCGTACCAGGTTGGTTTACAAATTTGGGGTCCAAAATTCGTAAAAAGAGTAAGCGTTGGTGCGCACAGCGAGCCAATCACGTTAAGTCACGAAGTCAAGTGAAACGACCGACACATAAATTGAGGGTTAATCAACTGTGTTTGTTTGAAATTCTAGCTGCAGATAGAAGCTGTGATTGGTGTTTGGAGGAGTGATATCGCAATTGATAACATAGTGTTTACCAAAGGCGCGTGTCCTGCTTATGCACCCACGCAACCTCCAGCAACCACGCgaatgacaacaacaaaaccGACTATATCACCTCATCTGCTCACCGAAAGTAAGGACATTTTGGTGTTTGGCAGATTCAAAATAATTCATTCCTAAAGCGATGTCGTCACCAAAATCGCCTgtgttatcgtcatcatcatcactaccaCTATCACCACCATCACACTCAAAACAATCATGCTTTCCATCAAGGCGCATTATCACCATTTTTATGCTGTGTGCTTTTTTTTGGTattgctttttgttgttgtttcttcaaTTTTGTCGGATGTGAATCTTGCTGCTCAAGAAGTCTATTAGCAACCTTTCCtaccaaaaaaaaggaaagaaagaaaaaaacatttgaaaagttTTCAAGAAAACTTCAGCTTTAAGTGACTGGGTTTGAAAACCACATAGACCACGACCTCAATCGTTTGTTATGAGCAAGTTGTTCCTTTTCATTACATTAGACAGCTGTTCCTTCGCGGGCCACTTTTGTTCTTGGAAAAATGATAACAAAGATGACTTCGATTGGTTACTTAAAAAAGGAGCAACGACGACGAGAGAGACTGGGCCGTCTTCTGATGCAGACGGAGACGGTGAGCATCGTAAAAGCTGTCTTGTATTATATTTGTGCTCTGTTGACTCTTTTCGTCTAAAATGAAACGTATTTGGTAAGACTAGTGTTCCATTTCTATGGAACTGATGTATTTAACTGACACTTTCAACAAATTAACCACACTCTAACAGAGTCGGTACAAGGAGTACTTGGTCATTTGacgaaaaaaaagccaaaacgTTGTCTCTCATTGAATCTTTCGCGCTTTTTCCTTCAAACCCTAGCTCCCTGAACTTTCATTATCTTACGCCAATACCAATTCTTTCGGCTAGGAGGGTACATTTATTTAGAAGCTTCACTGCATATATCCGGCCAGAAAGCCAGACTGGTGAGTGGTCCTATGGCTGGGGCCCAGTGTATGAGCTTCAAATATCACATGATGGGACGAGGTATTGGTTCTCTTAAAATCAATCAAATGAAAGATGGGACTCTATTGCCAAAAAGGGTTTGGTCAAGAGTAGCAGATCAAGGAGACGGCTGGATGGAGACCCGATTCAATTTGTTTGGGACGATTTACACGGTAGGTTGATATCAAAACATAATGAATGAAAACGGTTCGCAGCGAGGGTGGAGGATCCAGCCAGGGGCGCATTGGTACACTCATAATGGCAATTTTGCGTACAAGGTTACCATGTGCAGCAACTAGGAAAGACTGAGGAGATGATGGGAAGTCATGTTTTAAGTCCCTATACCTTCATTTTTAAAAATCCTTATACCTAACAGCACTAGCCAGGTTCTAGATATCATTCATTCTGTCATGCACATTATACCATT
The Acropora muricata isolate sample 2 chromosome 3, ASM3666990v1, whole genome shotgun sequence genome window above contains:
- the LOC136911631 gene encoding MAM and LDL-receptor class A domain-containing protein 1-like, yielding MNATSLNMTAFAIAGIIIAAVHCVSALATANSINATSHSKNTTDVQGDRKLIFLPGGCNFDADFCNWTNEVKGDDFNWTRQTGKTPSSKTGPMRDRTGKGYYTYIETSWPRRLGETARMVGGPFSGIRCMRFFYHMYGRHIADLQIFVRELETGVENYIWGRYKNQGKFWRSSNTTVFGKNYTIIFSARVGRSYQGDIAVDDITFVNGTCEEKKLSYVTKLQNMTPHQEMKGEPGTCNFDRGFCEWINLPIGDQFDWEINRGSTGTLQTGPTEDHTGYKGGYIYTEASEPQMLRHRAMLMGPRVCGRMCLQFYYNMYGKRMGSLNVYKREGMQNDDMIWTLSGNQGKDWHEAIVDVGGACYQIIMEGVIGSSYQSDIAVDDIYLSKGTCCQLKHRAFDIASVGNCSFDQGLCQWRNDQNDDFDWQLIEGATPSDETGPTAGYKGVGQYLYVEASEPRCARERAVLVSGILKGLQCMSFMYHMRGKDTGSLAVYRFGDGVMKSRLWHRRGEQGDMWHEARITLPCNSDSYQLQIEAVIGVWRSDIAIDNIVFTKGACPAYAPTQPPATTRMTTTKPTISPHLLTENSCSFAGHFCSWKNDNKDDFDWLLKKGATTTRETGPSSDADGDGGYIYLEASLHISGQKARLVSGPMAGAQCMSFKYHMMGRGIGSLKINQMKDGTLLPKRVWSRVADQGDGWMETRFNLFGTIYTLSIEGERGPSFAGDIAVDSIKFTPGRCTTKGAMEEIQATSKLALGICSFDNGFCRWRNEKNDDQFDWSIRQGETPSKGTGPQAGFGGSGKYAFIEASSPRRNGDKAILYIYGTGGSRCLTFAYHMWGETIGSLAVYQQELGKGLLPLTLWFRNSRQSDRWRQAQVDIKGYPHYKLTIEAVRGKNYRGDIAIDELGFAEGVCGQTNKRKRRL